One genomic region from Sphingobacterium multivorum encodes:
- a CDS encoding NUDIX hydrolase has protein sequence MDKIVICSGVMLAPEGDLLMVRKKGSSYFQLPGGKVAPEESREETLIRELKEELQYDVGGMEIRFIGSHSTQAVNELNTVVVGYIYLIKLAERHAFEAYEELDEVLWISKANWQNYRWAHLASEFVLPKWLSGDFDQ, from the coding sequence ATGGACAAAATTGTTATTTGCTCGGGGGTGATGCTTGCCCCGGAAGGAGATTTGCTGATGGTTCGTAAAAAAGGTTCTAGCTATTTTCAGCTGCCCGGAGGGAAGGTAGCTCCGGAAGAAAGCCGTGAGGAGACCTTAATTCGCGAACTCAAGGAGGAGCTTCAGTATGACGTGGGCGGGATGGAAATACGGTTTATCGGAAGCCACAGTACGCAAGCCGTAAATGAACTTAATACGGTTGTCGTGGGCTATATCTATTTAATTAAACTGGCAGAGCGTCATGCATTTGAGGCTTACGAAGAGCTGGACGAAGTGCTGTGGATCAGTAAAGCTAATTGGCAGAACTACCGATGGGCTCATTTGGCATCCGAGTTTGTTCTTCCGAAATGGCTTTCGGGTGATTTTGATCAGTAA
- a CDS encoding L,D-transpeptidase, whose translation MNRRLTCFILSMLFLLPGCRQDKKNTTKTNQQTEQRKPTPPKEQVEKKKVFTADDIILKKELLYNKYTLEDSYPYKDTTRGFQWDKIKERLAFIENFQQSPSLYGVLQNYQNEKGEAPTIQNYKRDSYKRVSDSFNVERYQAAPLYDLNSAKAVRYGRDGWLVRVQGPDSIARIPIEGISFEGKYTVPKRYLRIISDTVQFNIINVVDVKNQNICTLEKVGKEWLVRSMNPVTSGRHKPPHAQETPTGLFVVQEHKSKMFYYEDGTKTYAGFAPYATRFTAGAYIHGVPVNNPNGSIIEYSESLGTIPKSHMCVRNASSHAQFVYKRSKDLASLVVVID comes from the coding sequence ATGAATCGAAGATTAACCTGTTTCATACTAAGCATGTTGTTTCTATTGCCGGGATGCCGGCAAGATAAGAAAAACACAACAAAGACCAATCAGCAAACTGAACAGCGAAAACCTACACCTCCTAAAGAGCAGGTTGAGAAGAAAAAAGTATTTACGGCTGATGATATTATTCTTAAAAAAGAGCTGCTTTACAACAAATACACCCTGGAGGACAGTTATCCCTACAAAGATACCACGCGAGGTTTTCAATGGGATAAAATCAAGGAACGCCTGGCTTTTATCGAAAATTTTCAACAGTCTCCATCGCTGTACGGCGTTCTACAAAATTATCAAAATGAAAAGGGCGAAGCGCCAACAATCCAGAATTATAAGCGGGACTCTTATAAACGCGTGTCCGACAGTTTCAATGTCGAACGCTATCAAGCGGCACCACTCTACGATCTTAACAGCGCCAAGGCCGTTCGTTATGGTCGGGATGGCTGGCTCGTCCGCGTACAAGGTCCAGACAGCATCGCACGGATTCCGATTGAGGGTATTTCATTCGAAGGAAAATATACCGTACCCAAAAGATATCTTCGCATCATTAGCGATACCGTACAGTTCAACATTATCAATGTTGTCGATGTGAAGAACCAAAATATCTGCACCTTGGAGAAGGTCGGTAAGGAATGGCTTGTCCGAAGCATGAACCCCGTGACGAGTGGCCGACACAAACCTCCCCATGCCCAGGAAACACCGACAGGCCTCTTTGTGGTCCAGGAACACAAATCCAAGATGTTTTATTACGAAGACGGTACCAAAACTTATGCCGGATTCGCCCCCTATGCTACCCGATTTACCGCCGGAGCCTATATACATGGGGTGCCAGTTAACAATCCCAATGGCAGCATCATTGAATATAGTGAGAGTCTGGGCACAATACCCAAGTCCCATATGTGCGTCAGAAATGCGTCATCTCACGCTCAATTTGTCTATAAACGGTCAAAAGACCTCGCTTCGCTGGTTGTTGTTATTGATTAA
- a CDS encoding murein L,D-transpeptidase catalytic domain family protein: protein MGNTFMFLLMALNTALSSQEELKTTNQQTTSTHRINVERQHTEVDSLYDEMNLGKVLKYEAFRQAMEGRKELPIHNKDIMTVIDFSLASTEKRLVVLDLAHKKVLFNTLVAHGKNSGENYAVNFSNQQESLKSSLGFFTTENTYNGENGYSLVLNGLEEGINDNAKARYVVMHGADYCSTGTIASLGRLGKSYGCPAVPREFAGPIINTIKDGTLLFIYADNSEYLAKTRLIHQPNILMAQFQKRQSAFDHEG from the coding sequence ATGGGAAATACGTTTATGTTTCTTTTGATGGCACTTAATACAGCACTGTCCTCACAAGAAGAATTAAAAACAACAAATCAACAAACCACCAGCACTCATCGTATCAATGTCGAACGTCAACACACCGAAGTTGACTCGTTGTATGATGAAATGAATCTAGGCAAAGTATTAAAATACGAAGCATTTCGTCAAGCAATGGAAGGCAGAAAAGAACTTCCGATCCACAACAAGGACATCATGACCGTCATCGATTTTTCATTGGCATCAACGGAAAAGAGGCTTGTAGTACTCGATCTTGCGCACAAAAAAGTACTATTCAACACGCTGGTCGCACATGGAAAAAATAGCGGTGAAAACTATGCCGTCAATTTTTCAAATCAACAGGAGTCACTTAAAAGTTCTTTAGGATTCTTCACAACAGAAAACACCTACAATGGCGAGAACGGCTACTCTTTGGTGTTAAATGGTCTTGAAGAAGGGATAAATGACAATGCAAAAGCACGATATGTTGTGATGCATGGCGCCGACTACTGTAGCACAGGAACAATAGCAAGTTTAGGCAGACTTGGCAAAAGCTACGGCTGCCCCGCGGTTCCAAGGGAATTTGCAGGTCCAATCATTAACACAATCAAAGATGGAACGTTGTTGTTTATTTATGCAGACAACTCCGAATACCTCGCAAAAACACGTTTGATCCATCAACCCAATATATTAATGGCTCAATTTCAAAAAAGACAGTCTGCCTTTGATCACGAAGGCTAA
- a CDS encoding prolyl oligopeptidase family serine peptidase yields MRKIYLYICFFFMLLTRVNAQEIHAIKGETAYPFLLKDATPDSLESEKQPVFVFLHGRSLSGTNLDRVKRYGVLYAINKGQDVPGIIVAPQSRGGWDPDKVIEIVDYVIEHYNADPDRIYVCGMSMGGYGTMDVAGKYPERVAAAVAICGGGSSQYASNLTQVPIWLHHGTADRAVPISESRKIMNAIKREDPEANVSLNVIKGGTHGSVERLFHDDAIYNWMLKFKKKHKS; encoded by the coding sequence ATGCGAAAAATTTACCTGTATATCTGTTTTTTCTTTATGCTGTTGACGCGCGTAAACGCGCAGGAAATACACGCTATAAAAGGGGAGACTGCTTATCCTTTTTTATTGAAAGACGCTACACCGGATTCATTGGAATCTGAAAAGCAGCCTGTGTTTGTGTTTTTGCACGGAAGAAGTTTGTCCGGGACAAATTTAGACCGTGTAAAGCGTTACGGTGTACTGTATGCCATCAATAAAGGGCAGGATGTACCTGGGATAATTGTTGCACCACAGTCCCGGGGAGGATGGGATCCAGACAAAGTAATCGAAATTGTTGACTATGTTATTGAACATTACAATGCCGACCCCGACCGTATTTACGTTTGCGGCATGAGTATGGGAGGCTATGGCACCATGGATGTGGCTGGTAAATATCCCGAAAGGGTCGCTGCTGCCGTTGCAATATGTGGTGGTGGATCGAGTCAGTATGCATCTAATTTGACGCAGGTGCCGATATGGCTTCATCATGGTACTGCTGATCGTGCTGTGCCAATTTCGGAATCCCGAAAAATTATGAATGCGATAAAAAGAGAGGACCCGGAAGCAAATGTGAGCTTAAATGTAATAAAAGGGGGCACACACGGAAGCGTGGAACGATTGTTTCATGACGATGCAATTTACAATTGGATGTTGAAATTTAAGAAAAAGCATAAATCTTAG
- a CDS encoding metallophosphoesterase family protein — MKILHTADWHLGKRLDSFSRIDEQVLVMDEIVHIADREDVDLVIIAGDLFDAFNPGVEAIELFYRTIKRLTKNGMRPVIAIAGNHDSPHLIDAPDPLARASGIILIGHPHAVVTPFATEGFTVLQSDTGFIELSLPQFDYPIRIVHTAYANEIRLKQYLGEEKESKLNEVLAANWQKIANTYCDDKGVNILTAHLYMNKLGSPLLEEPDGEKPVKIGNADLIYSEAIPPQVQYTALGHLHGYKNIGSAEKPVIYASSPLCYSFSEAGQTKYVALVNVLAGEQAIVERIPLTQGKPLVRKSFDDIEQCICWLSENPDALVELTLKSETFLKAEDRKRIYQSHSGIIYLIPLVKQDEQELLEAKEINLTQDMSTLFNDYFKSKNGNQAPNDDILNLFREILNS; from the coding sequence ATGAAAATATTGCATACCGCCGATTGGCATTTAGGAAAAAGATTGGACAGTTTTTCCCGGATAGATGAACAAGTACTGGTCATGGATGAAATCGTTCATATCGCAGATCGGGAAGACGTGGATCTGGTGATCATCGCAGGAGATCTGTTCGATGCCTTCAATCCAGGTGTGGAAGCCATTGAGTTATTTTACCGAACCATAAAGCGTCTTACAAAAAATGGCATGCGTCCTGTAATAGCAATCGCAGGCAATCACGATTCACCTCATTTGATTGATGCGCCCGATCCTTTGGCAAGAGCGTCGGGGATCATCTTAATCGGGCATCCTCATGCTGTGGTCACTCCTTTCGCAACAGAGGGTTTCACCGTGTTACAGTCAGATACAGGCTTCATCGAATTAAGCTTGCCGCAATTTGACTACCCGATTCGTATTGTTCACACAGCCTATGCCAATGAAATACGCTTAAAACAGTATCTGGGCGAAGAGAAAGAAAGTAAATTGAATGAAGTTTTAGCGGCAAATTGGCAAAAAATAGCCAATACCTATTGCGATGATAAAGGCGTCAATATATTGACGGCACACCTTTACATGAATAAATTGGGCAGTCCACTTTTAGAGGAGCCAGATGGCGAAAAACCGGTGAAAATTGGTAATGCAGACTTAATCTATTCAGAGGCCATCCCGCCGCAGGTCCAATACACGGCATTAGGACATCTCCATGGCTATAAAAATATCGGTTCGGCTGAGAAACCGGTGATTTATGCATCTTCGCCCCTATGTTATAGCTTTTCGGAGGCTGGGCAAACTAAATACGTTGCGTTGGTGAATGTATTGGCCGGCGAACAAGCAATTGTCGAGCGCATTCCATTGACTCAGGGCAAACCGCTGGTCAGAAAATCATTCGACGATATTGAGCAGTGTATATGCTGGTTGTCTGAAAACCCCGATGCATTGGTGGAGCTCACGTTGAAATCAGAGACCTTCTTAAAAGCCGAGGACCGCAAGCGAATCTATCAGAGCCATTCGGGAATAATCTACCTCATTCCGCTCGTTAAGCAAGATGAGCAAGAGCTGCTTGAAGCCAAAGAAATTAATCTTACACAAGACATGTCGACTTTATTCAACGATTATTTTAAATCCAAGAACGGCAACCAGGCACCCAATGATGATATCCTTAATCTTTTCCGCGAAATCCTAAACTCATAA